The Corynebacterium halotolerans YIM 70093 = DSM 44683 region GGAGCTGCTGCTCCGTTCCGGCATCGGCCCGGCCGAGGAGCTCCGCGAGGTGGGCGTGGAGCCGGTCCTGGACCTGCCGGGCGTGGGCAAGAACCTCCACGACCACTTCCTCTCCCCGGTCATCTGCACCACCACCGACAAGCCCGTCCCGGCCCCGGAGGTCGCCCCCGCCGAGACACACCTGTTCTGGAAGAGCCGCCCGGAACTTCCCGTTCCGGACACGCAGCCCATCCATTTCTCCATCCCGATGTACGACCGGGACTGGATGGAGGGGCCGGAGAACGGATTCACCCTCATGGGCGGCATCGTCCGGCCGGCCAGCCGCGGCTCGGTCACCCTCTCGGGACCGAACCCGGAGGACCCCATCAACATCGATCTGGGCACCCTGTCCGCCGAGGAGGACGTCCGCTCCCTGGTCGCCTCCGTCCGGCAGTGCCGCGAGCTCGCCCGTGCCCGGGCCCTCGAGGAGTGGGGCGTGCAGGAGATCTACCCGGGCCCGGAGGTGTCGGATGATGACCTCGAGGATTACGTGCGCCGCAGCGTCATCACCTACCACCACCAGGTGGGCACCTGCCGGATGGGCGTGGACACTGCAGCCGTCGTGGACCCGCGCAGCCTCAAGGTGCACGGGATGACGGGCCTGCGCGTCGCCGATGCCTCGGTGATGCCGCTGGTCACCACCGGGAACACCAACGCCCCGACCATCATGATCGCCGAGCGCGCAGCCAGCTTCATCACCGATGAGCTCGTCGGGGCGGTCGTCGATGAAGCCGTGGACGAAGTCGCCGGGGAGGCCGTCGGCGCGAGCGTGTGAACCGTCCGGCCTTTCCGGAAGGTTCCCGACCCCTCCGGCTACCCCCGCTCGAAGACGATGACCAGGCCGTCGACGCCGCCGGGCCCGATCCGGCCCTTGACGCTGACATTGGTCATCGACTTGTAGCGCCAGCCCTCCCGGGCGTGCTCATTCAGTATCTTCTCGAGCTTGCCGCCGGACATCTTGTCGCCGAACCAGCCTTCCCGAACTTCCACGACCTTGTATTCCATGGACCCCAAGATAGGTCCTCACGGCCTGACGGGTCGCCCTTTCCGGTTTTCCCGCGCAAATGAACCCGGTCCCGGGCGACGATCGAGTCGTCGTACGGGACCGGGTTCCGCGGGGGAGCGCCTACCCGCTGATGACCTGCGGCACGCCGAGCGCCTTCAGGCCCTCGACGCCGAACTCGAGCCCGTAGCCGGAGCCCTTGATGCCGCCGAAGGGGATGCGCGGATCGACGCCGCCGTGCTTGTTTATCCACACGGTGCCGGCCTGGATACGGGCGGCCACCTCGCGGGCCCGGTCACGGTCGGACGACCAGACCGAGGATCCGAGGCCGACATCCAGCGCATTGGCCTGCGCGATGGCCTCGTCGAGGTCGGTGTAGCGGATGATCGGCAGGGCGGGGCCGAACTGCTCCTCGACGACCAACGGGTTGTCCGGGTCGATGTCGGCGACCAGGGTGGTGGGGTAGAAGTAGCCCGGCGCGTCGTAGTCCGGCTCGCCACTGGTGAGCACGCGGGCACCGGAGGCCTTCGCGGCGTTCACCAGGCGGTCGACGATGTCGAACTGCGCCTTGTTCTGCAGCGGTCCCAGCACGTTCTGCTCCTCCAGGCCGACGCCCATGGGCATCTGCTCGGCGACCTCCACGAGCGCGGCGCACACCTCGTCGTAGATGGCGTCCGGGACGTAGAGCCGCTTGAGCGCGGCACAGGTCTGGCCGGTGTTGATGAATGCGCCCCAGAACAGGTCCTCGGCGATGGCCTTCGGGTCGGCGTCGTCGAGGACGATGCCGGCGTCATTGCCGCCGAGCTCGAGCGTGAGGCGCTTGACAGTGCCCGCGGAGGCCTCGATGATCTTCTTGCCGGTGGTGGTGGAGCCGGTGAACATGATCTTGCCGACCGCCTCGTGCGTGCTCAGCGCGGCACCGACGTCGCCCTCGCCGGAGACGACGTTCAGCACGCCGTCGGGAAGCACGGTGTTGATCACGTGCACGAGTGCCAGGACGCTCAGCGGGGTGTACTCGGACGGCTTGACGACGACTGCGTTGCCCATCCGCAGGGCGGGGGCGATCTGCCAGATGGTGATCATCATCGGCCAGTTCCATGGTCCGATGGCGCCGACGACGCCGATCGGCCGGTAGTTGATCACGGCGTGGGTCTCGCCGTCGTCGACCAGGGTCTCCTCGTTCAGCTCGAAGGAGGCGGTGGCCCGCAGCCAGGCCGAGCAGGCCCCGACCTCGAAACGGGCGTTCGGGCCGTTGAGCGGCTTGCCCTGCTCACGCGACAACAGCTGCGCGAGCGGCTCGGCGGCGGCCTCCACGGCATCGGCGGCCTTCATCAGGCGGTCGCAGCGCTCCTCGTCGCTCAGCGCGCCCCACCCCTGCTGACTGTCGACGGCGCGCTGTACCGCGGTCTCGAGGTCGGCGACGGTGTGGGCCGGGGCGCGGCCGACCAGCTCGCCGGTGGCCGGGTTGAGAATATCGCGGCCGTTGTCGGCGGCCTCGACGGCCGCGAGAAGTTCTTCCGCCGTGGTGGACGTCTGGAGCGTTGCCTGGGTCATGGTTCCTCCTTGGGGGTACGGTTCACCCATTGTGTCCCTGAACACAGTTTCCCCGCTTGGAGAATCGTGCACACCACTTGCCGTCCAGTGTGATGATCGACAGGTAGTGAATATTCATCCGGCAGACGAGACCCGGGAGGAAACATGTCCCCGTCCACGCAGTCAGCGCTGTCCCTGCCCGAATGGCGGGCAGCGGTCACGTCCCCCTTCGGCCCACTGCAGGTCAACGCCGCCGACGCCGCCACCTTTCGCGCGGACCTGCGCGTGGTCACGGTGGGGGAGGTCTCCCTGTTCGACATGAAGACACCCGCCCACACCGTGGATCGCCTCGCCGCCGCGATCCCCCGTGACGGAGTCCCCTACTGCAAACTCAGCCTTCAACTGGCGGGGGAATCCATTCTGAGCCAGGACGGACGGCAGTGCGCTCTCCGGCCGGGCGACCTCGCCCTCTACGTCACCCAGCGCCCCTACCAGCTGCATTACCCCGCCCCCCAGCACACTCTCGTGGTGCACTTCCCCCAGAGCTTCGTCCACCTGACCCCCGACCAGATCAGCCGGCTCACCGCCACCCGGATCTCGGGCGACGAAGGACTCGGCCGGGTGATGATTCCGCTGTTCGAGCAGCTGGCCATGAATTTCGATGTGCTCAACGGCCCCCACGCGAGCTCTCTGCTGCGCTCCGCACTGGACATGCTGGTCACCGTTCTGTCCGCGGAACTCACGCACCCCACCGAGCCATCCGCGGCCGACATGCTCTTCCACCAGGCCATCGCCTATATCGACGCGAACCTGGCCGACATGGAGCTGGGCCCCAGGACGGTGGCCGAGGCCCTCTTCGTCTCCGTGCGGCACCTGCACTCACAGTTCTCGGCCAGCGGGCTGACCGTCAGTGCGTATATCCGCGGCCGTCGGCTGGAGCTCATCCGCCGGGATCTCGCCGATCCGCTGATGGCCGACGACTCCATCCAGACCATCGGCGCCCGCCACGGTCTCCCGGACGCCTCCCATGTCTCCCGGGTGTTCCGCTCCGAGTTCGGCGAGTCCCCGAGCGCCTACCGCGCGA contains the following coding sequences:
- a CDS encoding GMC family oxidoreductase; amino-acid sequence: MTTHTQDFIVIGAGSAGSVIARRLIDAGQKVAVLEAGDHDLNPAISTVHTLGALWHGPEDWNYYTTEQPHAAGRRLHLPRGKVLGGSHALNATIWVRGARQDYDTWAYLGNAGWSWEDVLPVFKAIENYDGGASETRGDSGPLDVRKSYPTNPIQEDILEAAQEIGIELNEDYNSGDPEGVSQMQLNLRDDRRFNTWHAYLRPVVDHPNLTLLTGAHARRLLIEDGTVVGVEYEKDGELQTAFARETILATGALNSPELLLRSGIGPAEELREVGVEPVLDLPGVGKNLHDHFLSPVICTTTDKPVPAPEVAPAETHLFWKSRPELPVPDTQPIHFSIPMYDRDWMEGPENGFTLMGGIVRPASRGSVTLSGPNPEDPINIDLGTLSAEEDVRSLVASVRQCRELARARALEEWGVQEIYPGPEVSDDDLEDYVRRSVITYHHQVGTCRMGVDTAAVVDPRSLKVHGMTGLRVADASVMPLVTTGNTNAPTIMIAERAASFITDELVGAVVDEAVDEVAGEAVGASV
- a CDS encoding DUF4177 domain-containing protein, with protein sequence MEYKVVEVREGWFGDKMSGGKLEKILNEHAREGWRYKSMTNVSVKGRIGPGGVDGLVIVFERG
- a CDS encoding aldehyde dehydrogenase family protein, with the translated sequence MTQATLQTSTTAEELLAAVEAADNGRDILNPATGELVGRAPAHTVADLETAVQRAVDSQQGWGALSDEERCDRLMKAADAVEAAAEPLAQLLSREQGKPLNGPNARFEVGACSAWLRATASFELNEETLVDDGETHAVINYRPIGVVGAIGPWNWPMMITIWQIAPALRMGNAVVVKPSEYTPLSVLALVHVINTVLPDGVLNVVSGEGDVGAALSTHEAVGKIMFTGSTTTGKKIIEASAGTVKRLTLELGGNDAGIVLDDADPKAIAEDLFWGAFINTGQTCAALKRLYVPDAIYDEVCAALVEVAEQMPMGVGLEEQNVLGPLQNKAQFDIVDRLVNAAKASGARVLTSGEPDYDAPGYFYPTTLVADIDPDNPLVVEEQFGPALPIIRYTDLDEAIAQANALDVGLGSSVWSSDRDRAREVAARIQAGTVWINKHGGVDPRIPFGGIKGSGYGLEFGVEGLKALGVPQVISG
- a CDS encoding helix-turn-helix domain-containing protein, translated to MSPSTQSALSLPEWRAAVTSPFGPLQVNAADAATFRADLRVVTVGEVSLFDMKTPAHTVDRLAAAIPRDGVPYCKLSLQLAGESILSQDGRQCALRPGDLALYVTQRPYQLHYPAPQHTLVVHFPQSFVHLTPDQISRLTATRISGDEGLGRVMIPLFEQLAMNFDVLNGPHASSLLRSALDMLVTVLSAELTHPTEPSAADMLFHQAIAYIDANLADMELGPRTVAEALFVSVRHLHSQFSASGLTVSAYIRGRRLELIRRDLADPLMADDSIQTIGARHGLPDASHVSRVFRSEFGESPSAYRARALAGR